The genomic region GGTTTGGCACCTCGATGTCGGCTCATCGCATCCTGGGGCTGTAGTCGGTCCCAAGGGTTGGGCTGTTCGCCCATTAAAGCGGTACGCGAGCTGGGTTCAGAACGTCGTGAGACAGTTCGGTCCCTATCCGTCGCGGGCGTAGGAAATTTGAGAGGATCTGTCCTTAGTACGAGAGGACCGGGATGGACATACCGCTGGTGTACCAGTTGTCTTGCCAAAGGCATCGCTGGGTAGCTATGTATGGATGAGATAAACGCTGAAAGCATCTAAGTGCGAAACTCACCTCAAGATCGGATTTCCCATTCCGTAAGGAAGTAAGACCCCTGAGAGATGATCAGGTAGATAGGATGGAAGTGGAAGTGCAGCGATGCATGGAGCGGACCATTACTAATCGGTCGAGGACTTAACCAAAGGTTAAAAAAGCGGTGAAGGTCAAAAGAATAAATTATTAGCTAGTTTTGAGAGAACAAGGTTTTCTCAAAAGCACAAAGTGCGGTGATGATGGCTTGAAGGATACACCTGTTTCCATTCCGAACACAGAAGTTAAGCTTCAAAACGCCGATAGTAGTTAGAGGAACGCCTCTTGCAAGGGTAGGAAGTCGCCGTGCTTAATTATTCCGGCATAGCTCAGTTGGTAGAGCATCTGACTGTTAATCAGGGTGTCGACGGTTCGAGTCCGCCTGCCGGAGTTTGTATATGGACTAATGAGTTTTCACGATAGTGATCAGCATAGTTTATATGACCCGTTGGTCAAGTGGTTAAGACACCGCCCTTTCACGGCGGTAACATGGGTTCAAATCCCGTACGGGTCATCTTTGTTGCCAGTTTAGCTCAGTTGGTAGAGCATCGGTATCGTAAACCGGCGGTCACAGGTTCGAATCCTGCAACTGGCATGAATAACTGGTTTTTATTCATATTACGGCTAATAATGAGATTATGTTAAATTCATGATCTCATATTTTTTTATATAAATATAATTTAAATTTTTCTAAATTTACCGTATTTTATAATTTAATTTTTAGAATAGAAGGTCATCTTATGCTTCCAACAAATTCAAATTCCACTAAAACATTTTTAGGACATCCTCGAGGTTTAGCTACACTCTTTTTCACTGAAATGTGGGAACGTTTTAGTTATTATGGAATGCGAGCAATTTTATTATTTTATATGTTTTATTCTGTAATGGATGGCGGCCTTGGTTTCACTAAAGCTCAAGCAGCATCTATAATGTCTATTTATGGTGCACTTGTATATTTAACAAGTGTACTTGGAGGTTTTATTAGTGATCGAATCTGGGGAAGTAGAAGAACGGTTTTATACGGTGGAATTTTAATTATGTTGGGACATATTGTACTTGCAATATTTACTGGAAGGATTGCACTATATGTTTCTATTGGATTAATTACATTAGGAACAGGAATGCTAAAACCTAATGTTTCTGAAATGGTGGGAGAACTCTATGATAAAAATAATTATCGTAGAGAAAATGGATTTAATATTTTTATCTTTGGTATTAATATGGGGGCATTTATTGCTCCAATTATAGTTGGATATATGGGACAAACCTATAATTTTCATATAGGCTTTTCTATTGCTGCAATTGGAATGTTTTTTGGTCTTATTCAATATATGATAGATGGTAAAAAATATCTTTCATCTGATAGTTTATTTCCAACAGCTCCATTAGAGCCAGAAGAGGTTAAAAGTTTAGCACGGAAAATTTTTATTTGGATTATTGGAATAATTTTAATTGGAACAGTAATGACTGCATTTAATATTTTAAGCATTTTAAATATAATTACAGTTCTATCTATCTTGACTATAATAATTCCAATTTATTATTTTATTGTAATGATTGTAAGTAAAAAAACATCAAATCAAGAAAGAAGAAAAGTTTTTTCTTATATTCCTTTATTTTTAGCAGCAATAATGTTTTGGATCATTGAAGAACAGGGGTCAGTAACTTTAGCAATATTTGCGGAAGAACAAACTAAATTAACAATTTTTGGTCATAGTTTTCCAGCTAGTTGGTTTCAGAGTTTAAATCCATTATTTATAATGATTTGTGTGCCAGTTTTCATTTTTCTATGGAAAAAAATGAAGAATAATCAACCATCTGCACCAACTAAATTTTCTATAGGTTTATTTTTTGCTGGAATATCTTTTTTATGGATGATGATACCTGGAATAGTATTTGGAACAGGAAAACTAGTATCACCTATTTGGTTAATTGTTAGTTGGATTCTAGTAATTATCGGAGAGATGTTTATCTCACCTATTGGGCTATCTACTACGACTCAATTAGCTCCAAAGGCATTTAAATCTCAAATGATGAGTATGTGGTTTTTAAGTGATGCTGTTGCTCAAGCTATCAATGCACAAATTGTTAAATTATATTCACAAGATACAGAAATTCTATATTTTGGCATATTAGGAATAATCTCAATTATCTTTGGAATAATTCTTTTTTCATTTTCAAAAAGAATTAAAATATTTATGACAATAAAAAAATAATTTTTTTCAGAAAAACACTTGCATTTTTTTCGAATAAAGGGTAATATAATTAAGTCGGATGCGTTAGTTATCCAATAGATATTATTGTGGAGGGGTAGCGAAGTCTGGCTAAACGCGGCGGACTGTAAATCCGCTCCTTCGGGTTCGGTGGTTCGAATCCACTCCCCTCCACCATTATTGGGGTATAGCCAAGCGGTAAGGCAACGGTTTTTGGTACCGTGATGCGCTGGTTCGAATCCAGCTACCCCAACTATTTAAGACTGTGACTGTGGTTACAGTCTTTTATTGTATATAAGTAAAGCTAAGATTTATGTTTAAGAAAATTTTATAAGGGTGTAATTTCATGGGATCTCCAATTTATATTCGAATTCATAATAGTATTAAAGAATCAATTGAAAATGGGAAATGGCAGGTTGGAGAAAGAATTCCAGCAGAACGTGAGCTAGCTATTGAATTTGGGGTTAGTAGAATGACGCTTCGTCAAGCAATTCAAACATTAGTTGATGAAGGAATTTTGGAACGTCGCGTTGGTTCTGGAACTTTTGTTGCTCGTAAAAAAGTTCAAGAAAAGATGTCTGGAATTACTAGTTTTACACAGATAATGGAAAATCAAAATCGTCATCCATCTAGCAAAACTATTTCATATCAAGTAGCAACACCATCATTAAGTGAACGTGAGCATTTAAAGTTAAATGATAAAGTAAATGTATTAAGAATGGAAAGAATTAGATATGCAGATAATGTTCCTATTTGTTTTGAAGTAACTACATTACCTTATGATTTAGTAAAAAAATATCAACGTTCACAAATAACTAAGTCATTATACCAAACGCTTGAGGAACATGGATTACATATTGGTCATGCACAACAGATTGTATCTGCCTCTAGTGCATCAGAAAGAATTTCAGATTATTTAAACATTAAAAGAGGAGCCCCAATTTTAAAATTACGGCAAATTACGCAACTTAATTCAGGAAAACCATTCGAATATGTACGAACAGAATATGCTGGAGAACGTTTTGAATTTTACTTAGAAAAATAAAGTATTCCCTAAAGGAATACTTTATTTTTTTTGTTTAAATTTCTCTTTATAGATTAATAATAGATATTTTGGAAGAGCAAGCATACGTATAAAACGTTTAGGTTCTTGAATTAAACGATAAAGCCATTCTATATGATGATTAATCCAAAATTCAGGTGCACGATTAATATTTCCTGCTAAAATATCAAAACTTCCACCGACTCCCATCCAAATCGAATTAGAGATTTCTCTATATTTTTCAATGAAATAGTCTTGTTTCGGAAATCCCAAAGCAACGAAAATAAAATCAGGTTGTTTTTGTTTAATGTCTTTAATAATTGGATCAGGATTTTTGAAATAACCATTATGATATCCACTAATAATAATATCAGGGTAATCTTTTTGTACATTAATAATGGTATCCTTAATTATTGTTTCTTTTGCACCTAAAAAATATACTTTACATTTATTTTTATTGGAATACTTTAGTAATTTAAGCATAGTATCAAATCCAGTGACTCTTTCAGGTAATGGTGTGTTTAGTATATTTGCACCTTTTATAATTCCAATTCCGTCAGCAGTTACATAATCGGCATGATTAATAATTTTTTGATATTCTTTGTTTTTTCTTGCTGCTAAAACAATTTCTGGATTTGCAGTAACAATAAAACGATTTTTTTTATGTTTATGATCATCAATTAGGGATTTAATTAATTGATTTTCAGTAATCTTAGTAAAATTAATTCCTAATATATTGATATGTTCAAAATGCAAAATATCAGCTACTTTCTAGAAGATTACTTTTAATTATAAACAAATTTTTTATAGGTGTGAATAATATATTAAAAAGTGATAAAATAAGTACAACTATAATAAATTAAAGAATTATCTTAAAGAGGATTAAAATGACACATAAATATGCAGACGATAGTTTAGCACTTCATACAGATGCGTATGAACTAAATATGATAGAAACATACTGGAGAAAAGGAATTGCAGATAGAAATGCAATCTTTGAAGTTTATTTTAGGGATTTACCATTTGATAACGGCTATGCTATTTTTGCTGGATTAGAAAGAATTATTCAATATTTGCAAAACTTACGCTTTTCAGAATCTGATTTACAGTATCTTAAAGAAGTAATGAATTATGAAGATGATTTTATTGAATACTTACGTAAGTTTAAAGTACGTTTGAGTATACGTTCAATGGTTGAGGGAGAAGTAGTATTTAATAATGAGCCATTAATGCAAATTGAAGGACCACTTGCTGATTGTCAGTTAGTGGAAACAGCAATTTTAAATATTATCAACTATCAGACTTTAATTGCAACAAAAGCAGCACGAATTAGATCAGTTGTATCTGATGATGCATTACTCGAATTTGGTAGTCGTCGTGCTCAAGAAATGGATGCAGCAATTTGGGGAACTAGAGCAGCTTATATTGGCGGATTTGATGCAACAAGTAATTTGCGTGCAGGTAAAATTTTTGGTATTCCAGCTAGTGGAACACATGCACACGCTTTAGTCCAAACATATCAAAATGATTATGAAGCATTTAAAGCTTATGCAGAAACACATAAGAATTGTGTATTTCTTGTGGATACTTATGATACTTTACGTTCTGGTGTGCCAAGTGCAATTCGTGTTGCCAAAGAAATGGGAGATAAGATTAATTTCCTTGGTGTCAGAATTGACTCTGGAGATATGGCATATATATCTAAATGTGTTAGAAAACAACTTGATGCTGCAGGTTTTAAAGATGCTAAAATATATGCATCAAATGATTTGGATGAAAAGACTATTATGAATTTAAAAATGCAACATGCGAAAATTGACGTTTGGGGCGTTGGAACTAAGTTAATTACCGCATATGATCAACCTGCATTGGGAGCTGTTTATAAAATGGTTGCCATTGAAAATAGTCAAGGAGAAATGGAAGATACTATTAAGATTTCAAATAATGTTAATAAGATTTCTACTCCAGGTAAAAAACAAGTTTGGCGTATTACTAAAAAAGCTTCAGGAAAATCCGAAGGTGATTATATTGCTTTAAGTAATGAACAACCACAAAGAAGAAAATCCTTATTAATGTTTCATCCGCAATATACATATATTAATAAAGAAGTAACAGATTTTAATGCTCGTCCATTATTAGCTAATATTTTTGAAAATGGCAAATTGGTATACAAACAACCAAGTCTTGATGAAATAAAGAAATATTCACATGATAATTTAGAGAGTCTTTGGGGAGAATACAAACGCCTTTTAAACCCTCAAGATTATCCTGTAGACTTATCCAAAGAGTGTTACGATAACAAAATGAATATAATTCAAAAAATTAGAGAGACAAATAGTAAAAAGCCAATGCCTAATGACATTTAATATGATTTGGAGTGATTGTAATGCGAAAATTACAAGCTGAGATTATTAATACTTTGAAAGTAAAATCTGAAATTGATCCAAAAGTAGAAATTAGATCATCAATAGATTTTTTGAAAGAATATTTGAAAAAAAATTCTTTTCTTAAGACATTAGTTTTAGGAATTTCTGGCGGACAAGATTCTACTTTAGCAGGGAAACTAAGCCAAATGGCAATTAAAGAGATGCGTGAAGAAACAAATGATGATACATATCAATTTATTGCAGTTCGGCTACCATATGGAAATCAAGCAGATGAAAAAGATGCAATGGATGCAATCGACTTTATCGATGCTGATCAAGTAATGCGTATTAATATAAAAGAAGCAGCTGATAAGATGACAACAGCTGTAGAAGAAAATAATATTAAAATTAGCGATTTTAATAAGGGAAATATTAAGGCACGTGAACGAATGATCGCACAATATGCAGTAGCTGGAGCAACTAGTGGTGCAGTTGTAGGGACTGATCATGCTGCCGAAGCAATTACTGGGTTCTATACAAAATATGGTGATGGTGGAGCAGATATTACTCCTTTATGGCGTTTAGATAAGCGACAAGGAAAAATGATGCTAGCATATTTAAATGCACCTAAGCATTTATATGAAAAAACACCTACTGCTGATTTAGAAGATGAACGTCCTGCATTACCTGATGAAGTTGCTTTAGGAGTAACTTATGATGATATAGATGACTATTTAGAAGGTAAAGATATTGATAGTCATAATGCAGAAATTATAGAAAATTGGTATCAAAAAACAGAACATAAACGACACATGCCAATTAATATTTATGATGAATTTTGGAAATAACGATAAGGATGAATTAAATGAAAAAAATTAGTATGAGCCAATATTTAGGTACAATAAATGCAGTACTTGATAGTACACAAAAAATGAGCAGCAAAATGGATCCATATTTTAAAATTTTTAGAAATGCATTAAATAATAATGAACAAATTGAATCTGCTGATTATGCTGATACAAAAGAAAAGTTTGCTGAGGGCATTAAGCAATATGAAGAAAATTTATCTAAATTAACTCAAGCTAAACCACCAGTAAAAATTATTGGTATCCACAAAATGTTTGTTTCTCATTATCGTGAGTTTGTAAATGCTTGCATAGAAATGAATAAAAGTATTGATTTTGAAAATGAAAGTGTTAATAAAACAGAGTTTGATAATGCAGAACAATTGCAAGAACAAGCAATGGATAAGATTAATTCAAATGTGCAAAAAATAGTACAAAATTTAAGATTGGTTTAATGATAGATAAATTTAAAGTTGGAGGTTGTGACAGATATTGTCATAGCCTCATCTTTTTATTTAAATTTAAATCTAAAGGAAGAAATATAGATGGAACAAAAATGTTTAAAAATAACATATGAAAAATTACCAAAATATCAAGCAAAACAAATCAAAGCGACGTTAAATTTATTGGAAGATGGTAATACAATCCCATTTATCGCACGTTATCGCAAAGAAAAAACAGGAAGTTTAAATGAAGTTGAAATTCATGAGATTCAAGAAACATTTGAACAAGTTGCTAAGTTAGAAAAAAGAAAAACAGATATTTTAGAAAAAATAGAACAACAAGGAAAATTAACTGCACAATTAAAACAAAAAATAAATCTTGCAACAACAATGCAATTGCTAGAAGATTTATATTTACCATTTAAGAAAAAAAGAGAAACTAAGGCAGAAATTGCGAAAAAAGCGGGACTGGAAAACTTAGCATACTATATTTTAAACTTTAATGAACAAATTGAAAATGAGGCTAAAAAATATTTAAATGAAGAACATAAAATTTTAACAGTAGAAGATGCATTAAATGGTGCTCATGAAATCATTACAGAGGCATTTGGAGAAAATGTACAATTACGTGAATGGGTGCGTAACAACACATTTAAATATGGAACTTTAGTTTCTCGTGTTAAAGATAGCGAAAAAGATGAGAAACAAGTCTATATGAATTACTATGATTTTAATAAGAAATTAAATAAATTGGCATCTTATCAAATTTTAGCTTTAGATCGTGGAGAAAAGGAAAAAATTTTGAAATTAAAGATAGATGTGGATGAGAATTATATTTTACATTATTTCCATTCGCGGTTTATTGGTTCAAAAAAAG from Ligilactobacillus cholophilus harbors:
- a CDS encoding peptide MFS transporter encodes the protein MLPTNSNSTKTFLGHPRGLATLFFTEMWERFSYYGMRAILLFYMFYSVMDGGLGFTKAQAASIMSIYGALVYLTSVLGGFISDRIWGSRRTVLYGGILIMLGHIVLAIFTGRIALYVSIGLITLGTGMLKPNVSEMVGELYDKNNYRRENGFNIFIFGINMGAFIAPIIVGYMGQTYNFHIGFSIAAIGMFFGLIQYMIDGKKYLSSDSLFPTAPLEPEEVKSLARKIFIWIIGIILIGTVMTAFNILSILNIITVLSILTIIIPIYYFIVMIVSKKTSNQERRKVFSYIPLFLAAIMFWIIEEQGSVTLAIFAEEQTKLTIFGHSFPASWFQSLNPLFIMICVPVFIFLWKKMKNNQPSAPTKFSIGLFFAGISFLWMMIPGIVFGTGKLVSPIWLIVSWILVIIGEMFISPIGLSTTTQLAPKAFKSQMMSMWFLSDAVAQAINAQIVKLYSQDTEILYFGILGIISIIFGIILFSFSKRIKIFMTIKK
- a CDS encoding GntR family transcriptional regulator, whose product is MGSPIYIRIHNSIKESIENGKWQVGERIPAERELAIEFGVSRMTLRQAIQTLVDEGILERRVGSGTFVARKKVQEKMSGITSFTQIMENQNRHPSSKTISYQVATPSLSEREHLKLNDKVNVLRMERIRYADNVPICFEVTTLPYDLVKKYQRSQITKSLYQTLEEHGLHIGHAQQIVSASSASERISDYLNIKRGAPILKLRQITQLNSGKPFEYVRTEYAGERFEFYLEK
- a CDS encoding WecB/TagA/CpsF family glycosyltransferase, with protein sequence MLHFEHINILGINFTKITENQLIKSLIDDHKHKKNRFIVTANPEIVLAARKNKEYQKIINHADYVTADGIGIIKGANILNTPLPERVTGFDTMLKLLKYSNKNKCKVYFLGAKETIIKDTIINVQKDYPDIIISGYHNGYFKNPDPIIKDIKQKQPDFIFVALGFPKQDYFIEKYREISNSIWMGVGGSFDILAGNINRAPEFWINHHIEWLYRLIQEPKRFIRMLALPKYLLLIYKEKFKQKK
- a CDS encoding nicotinate phosphoribosyltransferase, with the protein product MTHKYADDSLALHTDAYELNMIETYWRKGIADRNAIFEVYFRDLPFDNGYAIFAGLERIIQYLQNLRFSESDLQYLKEVMNYEDDFIEYLRKFKVRLSIRSMVEGEVVFNNEPLMQIEGPLADCQLVETAILNIINYQTLIATKAARIRSVVSDDALLEFGSRRAQEMDAAIWGTRAAYIGGFDATSNLRAGKIFGIPASGTHAHALVQTYQNDYEAFKAYAETHKNCVFLVDTYDTLRSGVPSAIRVAKEMGDKINFLGVRIDSGDMAYISKCVRKQLDAAGFKDAKIYASNDLDEKTIMNLKMQHAKIDVWGVGTKLITAYDQPALGAVYKMVAIENSQGEMEDTIKISNNVNKISTPGKKQVWRITKKASGKSEGDYIALSNEQPQRRKSLLMFHPQYTYINKEVTDFNARPLLANIFENGKLVYKQPSLDEIKKYSHDNLESLWGEYKRLLNPQDYPVDLSKECYDNKMNIIQKIRETNSKKPMPNDI
- the nadE gene encoding ammonia-dependent NAD(+) synthetase translates to MRKLQAEIINTLKVKSEIDPKVEIRSSIDFLKEYLKKNSFLKTLVLGISGGQDSTLAGKLSQMAIKEMREETNDDTYQFIAVRLPYGNQADEKDAMDAIDFIDADQVMRINIKEAADKMTTAVEENNIKISDFNKGNIKARERMIAQYAVAGATSGAVVGTDHAAEAITGFYTKYGDGGADITPLWRLDKRQGKMMLAYLNAPKHLYEKTPTADLEDERPALPDEVALGVTYDDIDDYLEGKDIDSHNAEIIENWYQKTEHKRHMPINIYDEFWK